One Rhodothermales bacterium DNA segment encodes these proteins:
- a CDS encoding VirB3 family type IV secretion system protein — protein sequence MELVRYPVHRALTRPQMFAGVTYSFFIINAAVTTEVFLITKSFWALPAALLIHGAGYLACLREPRVFDLWIAKVSRCPRVRNWQRWGCNSYAV from the coding sequence ATGGAACTGGTTCGGTATCCGGTTCACCGCGCGCTGACGCGTCCGCAGATGTTTGCGGGGGTGACGTACAGCTTTTTCATCATCAACGCGGCGGTGACGACGGAGGTGTTCCTGATCACGAAGAGCTTCTGGGCGCTGCCCGCGGCGCTTTTGATCCATGGGGCGGGCTATCTGGCGTGTTTGCGCGAGCCGCGCGTGTTCGATTTGTGGATTGCGAAGGTGAGCCGCTGCCCGCGGGTACGCAACTGGCAGCGCTGGGGCTGCAACAGCTATGCGGTGTGA
- a CDS encoding tetratricopeptide repeat protein, which translates to MIVSLLAASALFAQSADQIANAGASVERVDVAYEELMAERNREAVEHILASPLDDEGDPAALINLGTAYARLGETEKALHCFETAINSDTRYMLELSDGTWMDSRRAARKAAQVLMNGETLALR; encoded by the coding sequence ATGATTGTATCGTTGCTTGCCGCCAGCGCCCTGTTTGCGCAGTCGGCAGACCAGATTGCGAATGCCGGGGCCAGCGTTGAGCGCGTGGATGTCGCTTATGAGGAACTGATGGCGGAGCGAAACCGTGAAGCCGTCGAGCATATTCTCGCTTCGCCGCTGGATGATGAGGGCGACCCCGCCGCGCTTATCAATCTTGGAACCGCCTATGCCAGGCTTGGCGAAACCGAAAAGGCACTTCACTGCTTCGAGACGGCAATCAACAGCGATACACGCTACATGCTCGAACTCTCCGATGGTACCTGGATGGATTCCCGTCGCGCGGCGCGCAAGGCAGCGCAGGTGTTGATGAACGGAGAAACCCTGGCGCTTCGTTGA
- a CDS encoding VirB4 family type IV secretion/conjugal transfer ATPase, protein MKQALGWSGREALAGDRLPYLALLDGNVVLLRDGSVMCSLMVPGLGFETADTGELNAHAAMREVLLRSSLDSRFVLYHHVVRRQVHVELEGAFEDPLAGYIDARWREKMGSGALYVNDQFVTLVRRPARGRAGWPERLARLVKRGGPLGSRGGPVEADPSDLRALRTAAASLTASLGAYGARLLGDYEGAGGTCSEVLELLSALYNGEMRPVRRPAEGTDIGHMLPYRRVSFGLDALELKGAGSPSFGALMSLKDYPDATGPGLADALLRLPCELTLTESYAPAERQVARERIDLAIRRLKSADEEALAERREMLSARDALGTGAVAFGDHHLTVLVRAPGLDALDEATAACGAALADSGAIAVREDVNLEAAFWGQLPGNEAWVVRRSLISSANMACFASLHGFAMGQASGNHWGEAVTLLETTSSTPFFFNFHDRDLGNFTVIGPSGSGKTVVMNFLAAQAQKFAPRTILFDKDRGSEVFVRGIGGTYSRIAAGHPTGFNPLALPDTAVNRAFLRDWLGVLLKAQGAEEEALIAGAVDAAYANDASLRRLTHFRELLAGTRRPEPGDLASRLDAWIANGPGGTGEHGWLFDNAHDRLDLSARTLGFDMTALLETPRLRTPVMMYLFHRIEERLDGEPTMILIDEGWKALDDEVFAHRIRDWLKTLRKRNALVGFATQSARDALESRIATALVEQTATMVFMPNSRARPEDYCDGFGLTSHELEVIRTLPAHSRCFLVRQADASVVVRLDLGGMPEVLTVLSGRESTVRKLDALRERYGDAPPAWYPALTGAAWPGDAQATDGPVWTEAAE, encoded by the coding sequence ATGAAGCAGGCACTGGGCTGGTCTGGCCGGGAAGCGCTGGCGGGGGACCGTTTGCCTTACCTGGCGCTGCTGGACGGCAATGTCGTGCTGCTGCGCGACGGATCGGTGATGTGTTCGCTGATGGTTCCGGGGCTGGGCTTCGAGACGGCCGACACGGGCGAGCTCAATGCCCATGCGGCGATGCGCGAGGTTCTTCTGAGGAGCTCGCTGGACTCGCGCTTCGTGCTGTACCACCACGTCGTGCGCCGCCAGGTGCATGTCGAGCTCGAAGGCGCGTTCGAGGATCCGCTGGCCGGCTATATCGATGCGCGCTGGCGCGAGAAGATGGGGTCCGGCGCGCTGTATGTGAACGACCAGTTCGTGACGCTGGTGCGCCGCCCGGCGCGGGGGCGTGCCGGCTGGCCGGAGCGGCTGGCGCGGCTGGTGAAGCGCGGGGGGCCATTGGGGTCCAGAGGAGGCCCGGTCGAAGCCGATCCTTCGGACCTGCGGGCATTGCGCACGGCGGCGGCTTCGCTGACGGCATCGCTGGGCGCCTATGGCGCGCGGCTGCTGGGCGATTACGAGGGAGCGGGCGGCACCTGCTCGGAAGTGCTGGAGCTTCTGAGCGCGCTGTACAACGGCGAGATGCGGCCCGTGCGCCGGCCGGCCGAGGGCACCGACATCGGCCATATGCTGCCTTACCGGCGCGTGAGCTTCGGGCTCGACGCACTGGAACTCAAGGGCGCGGGTAGCCCGAGCTTCGGCGCGCTGATGAGCCTGAAGGATTATCCCGACGCGACCGGCCCGGGGCTGGCCGACGCGCTTTTGCGGCTGCCGTGCGAGCTGACCCTGACCGAGAGCTATGCGCCGGCCGAGCGGCAGGTGGCGCGCGAGCGGATCGATCTTGCGATCCGGCGGCTGAAGAGCGCCGACGAGGAAGCGCTGGCCGAGCGGCGCGAGATGTTGAGCGCGCGCGATGCGCTGGGCACCGGCGCGGTTGCCTTCGGCGACCATCACCTGACGGTGCTGGTGCGCGCGCCCGGCCTCGATGCGCTGGACGAGGCGACGGCGGCCTGCGGGGCGGCGCTGGCCGATAGCGGGGCGATCGCGGTGCGCGAGGACGTGAACCTGGAAGCGGCGTTCTGGGGCCAGCTGCCGGGCAACGAGGCCTGGGTGGTGCGCCGCTCGCTGATCTCGAGCGCCAACATGGCCTGCTTCGCAAGCTTGCACGGCTTTGCCATGGGCCAGGCTTCGGGCAATCACTGGGGCGAGGCGGTGACCTTGCTGGAGACGACCAGCTCGACGCCGTTCTTCTTCAACTTCCACGACCGGGACCTGGGCAACTTCACGGTGATCGGGCCTTCGGGCTCGGGCAAGACGGTGGTGATGAACTTCCTGGCAGCGCAGGCGCAGAAGTTTGCTCCGCGCACCATCCTGTTCGACAAGGACCGCGGCTCGGAAGTGTTCGTGCGCGGGATCGGCGGGACCTACAGCCGGATCGCCGCCGGGCATCCGACCGGGTTCAACCCGCTGGCGCTGCCCGACACGGCAGTCAACCGGGCGTTCCTGCGCGACTGGCTGGGCGTGCTGCTGAAGGCGCAAGGGGCCGAGGAAGAGGCGCTGATCGCCGGCGCGGTCGATGCCGCCTATGCCAATGACGCAAGCCTGCGCCGCCTGACCCACTTCCGCGAGCTGCTGGCCGGCACGCGCCGGCCCGAGCCGGGCGACCTGGCGAGCCGGCTCGATGCCTGGATCGCGAATGGCCCGGGCGGTACGGGCGAGCATGGCTGGCTGTTCGACAATGCGCACGACCGGCTCGACCTGTCGGCCAGGACGCTGGGCTTCGACATGACCGCGCTGCTGGAGACGCCGCGTCTGAGGACGCCGGTGATGATGTACCTGTTCCACCGCATCGAGGAGCGCCTGGACGGCGAGCCGACGATGATCCTGATCGACGAGGGATGGAAGGCGCTGGACGACGAGGTCTTCGCGCACCGCATCCGCGACTGGCTCAAGACCTTGAGGAAGCGGAACGCGCTGGTCGGCTTTGCGACGCAGTCGGCGCGCGATGCGCTGGAAAGCCGGATCGCGACCGCGCTGGTCGAGCAGACCGCGACGATGGTCTTCATGCCCAACTCGCGGGCGCGCCCCGAGGACTATTGCGATGGCTTCGGCCTGACGAGCCACGAGCTTGAGGTGATCCGCACCCTGCCGGCGCATTCGCGCTGCTTCCTGGTGCGTCAGGCCGATGCGTCCGTGGTGGTGCGGCTCGATCTGGGCGGTATGCCCGAAGTGCTGACCGTGCTGTCGGGGCGCGAGAGCACGGTGCGCAAGCTGGATGCGCT
- a CDS encoding TrbC/VirB2 family protein yields MIRISSFRFFKIRNISKALPAIFMALSPHWAHAQVVGGSDPAGSGPIVGALLWLQGTLLGNVATAVAVMAVAAVGFLMLTGRMNWRFGATVIIGCFILFGAGAIVSGIQSAAAG; encoded by the coding sequence ATGATTCGCATTTCTTCATTCAGATTCTTTAAAATTAGAAATATTTCCAAAGCATTACCTGCCATTTTTATGGCCCTTTCACCGCATTGGGCCCATGCGCAGGTGGTTGGTGGTAGTGATCCAGCTGGGTCTGGGCCGATTGTTGGTGCGTTGTTGTGGTTGCAGGGTACGTTGCTGGGCAATGTGGCGACGGCTGTGGCGGTGATGGCGGTAGCGGCGGTTGGTTTTCTGATGCTGACCGGGCGGATGAACTGGCGCTTCGGGGCGACGGTGATCATCGGGTGCTTCATATTGTTCGGAGCCGGCGCGATCGTGTCGGGCATCCAGTCGGCGGCGGCGGGGTAG